One window of Cohnella hashimotonis genomic DNA carries:
- a CDS encoding DUF6710 family protein: protein MLNWFLKNRSKKHTAVILSDLEIKKKQFDRMLSLANSILNKAEQRQVNEGYRHPILDFVKLLGMKLQTAYLTNLLYEDDHGETKKYPSITPWLPFFGLSEKVSLDGKTMYNMIYNKEENRTIEVNIIQDLVLPWPWNISRYVESISSIGESRPWGKWKEDTSNHRVDVLLPMGICFVEGGNHSITSGIIYGEGTLIAKNVYDFSEVYKYVYTDGLQYKRLEDDSVISEVMNIEFAAIFEVGRMMLAQGISR from the coding sequence TTGCTAAATTGGTTTCTTAAAAATAGAAGTAAGAAGCATACCGCAGTTATTTTAAGTGATCTTGAAATTAAAAAAAAGCAATTCGATAGAATGCTCAGTTTAGCTAATTCAATATTAAACAAAGCAGAGCAACGTCAAGTTAACGAAGGGTATAGGCATCCTATACTGGATTTCGTGAAACTACTTGGAATGAAATTACAGACAGCTTACTTAACTAATCTTCTTTATGAAGATGATCATGGCGAAACGAAAAAGTATCCGAGCATCACGCCGTGGCTTCCATTTTTCGGACTGTCTGAGAAAGTCTCTTTAGATGGAAAAACTATGTACAATATGATTTACAATAAGGAAGAGAACAGGACTATAGAAGTAAATATTATTCAAGATTTAGTGTTACCTTGGCCGTGGAATATTTCTCGATATGTGGAATCAATTTCTTCCATAGGCGAATCAAGGCCATGGGGTAAGTGGAAGGAAGACACATCAAACCATCGAGTGGATGTGTTGTTGCCTATGGGAATTTGTTTTGTTGAAGGAGGTAATCACTCCATTACTTCAGGAATTATATATGGAGAAGGAACATTAATAGCTAAAAATGTGTATGACTTTAGTGAAGTTTACAAATATGTGTATACTGATGGGCTTCAGTATAAACGGCTGGAAGATGATTCAGTGATTTCAGAGGTTATGAATATTGAATTCGCCGCCATATTCGAAGTTGGAAGAATGATGTTAGCACAAGGAATTTCTAGATAA
- a CDS encoding helix-turn-helix domain-containing protein: MSEILKNVGQRIREIRKAKGLSQTALAEKCGFTFSYIGGVERAEKNISLINLEKIAEGLDVGVHQFFVYSYQYEQLPANEKIIQEVVSMLIQHDEGTIEMAKNILSEVLKRSRQ; encoded by the coding sequence ATGTCCGAAATTTTGAAAAACGTTGGCCAGCGTATCCGAGAAATTAGAAAAGCAAAAGGCTTATCCCAAACTGCCCTAGCCGAAAAATGTGGTTTTACCTTTTCGTACATTGGCGGCGTTGAAAGAGCTGAGAAAAACATCTCTCTAATCAACTTAGAAAAAATAGCAGAGGGCTTGGACGTAGGAGTACACCAATTCTTTGTTTATTCTTATCAATATGAACAGCTGCCTGCTAATGAAAAGATTATTCAGGAAGTGGTTTCTATGCTGATCCAGCATGATGAAGGAACGATTGAAATGGCAAAGAATATATTGTCGGAAGTTTTAAAGCGTTCACGTCAGTAA
- a CDS encoding sirohydrochlorin chelatase: MEDRANGVQEQLASGMQDRANDAQERLASGMQDRANDAQERLANGLQDRASGAQERLANGLQDRASGAQEQLANGMQDQVIEKGAVPSAARDRADREASAEMRPGVLVISHGSREPGWVAQVEEAVAEARSKLPADLPVAASYLELVEGRLIQDGVRALEAQGVTDIYALPLFVSSGSTHVDEIGWALGAYAEPRRETDLEPVEVMARLTYGQPIGSDPQIARVLADKLGARSREPAAECVLLIGHGSDEPWFYEAWRRELEGLAAELARIGGFAGADAALLRPDETAARIAGLRERYPQARLLAVPVFLSEGYFTSSAVPGRLAGQDIDYAESALLPHPQIGEWIVHRARAWLETREAASPF; this comes from the coding sequence ATGGAAGATCGGGCGAACGGTGTGCAAGAGCAGTTGGCGAGCGGGATGCAGGATCGGGCGAACGATGCGCAAGAACGGTTGGCAAGCGGGATGCAGGATCGAGCGAACGATGCACAAGAGCGATTGGCGAACGGGTTGCAAGATCGGGCGAGCGGTGCGCAAGAGCGGTTGGCGAACGGGTTGCAAGATCGGGCGAGCGGTGCGCAAGAGCAGTTGGCGAACGGCATGCAGGATCAGGTTATCGAAAAAGGGGCAGTGCCGTCGGCGGCGAGGGATAGAGCGGATCGCGAGGCGAGCGCGGAGATGCGGCCAGGCGTGCTGGTTATCAGCCACGGCTCCCGCGAGCCGGGTTGGGTGGCGCAGGTGGAAGAAGCCGTCGCCGAGGCGAGGTCGAAGCTGCCTGCGGACCTGCCGGTCGCGGCTTCGTACCTGGAGCTGGTCGAAGGCCGGCTGATCCAGGACGGCGTGCGCGCGCTGGAGGCGCAGGGCGTGACCGACATCTACGCGCTGCCGCTGTTCGTCTCGTCGGGCAGCACGCATGTCGACGAGATCGGCTGGGCACTCGGCGCTTATGCGGAGCCGCGGCGCGAAACCGATCTGGAGCCGGTCGAGGTGATGGCACGACTCACGTACGGCCAGCCGATCGGCAGCGATCCGCAGATCGCGCGCGTGCTGGCGGACAAGCTCGGCGCACGGTCGCGCGAGCCCGCGGCGGAGTGCGTGCTGCTCATCGGGCACGGCAGCGACGAGCCCTGGTTTTACGAGGCGTGGCGCCGGGAGCTGGAGGGGCTGGCGGCGGAGCTCGCGCGCATCGGCGGCTTCGCGGGCGCGGACGCCGCGCTGCTGCGGCCGGACGAGACGGCGGCACGGATCGCGGGTTTGCGGGAGCGGTATCCGCAGGCGCGGCTGCTGGCGGTGCCCGTTTTCCTGAGCGAGGGGTACTTTACCTCTTCGGCCGTTCCCGGGCGCCTCGCGGGGCAGGACATCGACTACGCCGAGAGCGCGCTGCTGCCCCATCCGCAGATCGGCGAATGGATCGTACACCGGGCGCGTGCCTGGCTCGAAACGCGTGAAGCTGCCTCCCCTTTTTAA
- a CDS encoding beta-galactosidase: MATIIFYDAGFPYEGAAPDEAALRDLRRSGRVVDAAGLAEALEAEDAGTLVHLHGPYFPKDAWPAISRHLGAGKGWVHAGGAPFKRPVGLTAEGWAAEPEMTAYHQEIHIHEALVADGTRAASLRHNPERPLLAGSEALFDIGETYGLVLHVTHERDQLNQATGSSGPMNARIQPLLVGVSPEGREVTAPVVLLERFRGDFAGGRWLLANQRLTARFWSGGGAAALLRWADYCQAGVTELWLKPSYAAYHAGETPHLTVQAQRITPAGGIAREPEEWRLRISLRKRAAPEHEREAAKAAGLNQDTQAVASQSGPAAQTASSESDDLYADPHIAAIASSLDVRAAMSEVDALWQEELDLSVGSEIAYVNFVAPVALEPGSYAIACEAVSASGERRLLHQGFWCYDRELLRRGAPLAAGRDYFIKDGKPFPVVGMTYMASDTGRKFINLPNPAIWDRDMATMKRAGINWIRTGMWSAWRHLMFEDGHASEEQLRAIDAFILTAARHGLEVTFTFFAFAPEAWEGRNPYLDPRSVQAQKRFIAAIVSRHKDTSNVQWDLINEPSLFDPTRIFTGPRAVHDKFERQAFGQWLQERHGMIDRLQARWNMTQAELPDFSSAEPPEQTDIAFDIHDIKRLKKNGRWLDYTLFTMDMHNRWVEALSATIRTHVPGHLVTVGQDEALGRGPRPSPFMYAQSVDYTNVHTWWLNDQLLWDGLFGKDPSKPALIQETGIMYVEMPDNRAKRTEEELRNLLERKYAYAFAGGSAGAVHWLWNTNYFMDNVCESNIGALRADGTEKPEADVSYDFGRFIGSISDLFADRELADIAVVFPYTNDFSSRRFACEASQSLTRVLAYDMKVPFYGISELHLDSLSADKPRLIIVPSAHSFSDEALEKLLGHVEMHGGTLLFTGPIGLDAYWKPTSRAARAVGAAYRLTNLSREEQVRIAGRTYRASFGDRKIGQLNKEVVPGADGNGWSQTAELLVRPLGAGKLLWCPLPLELNERTDTLQALYAAALQEAQAGSGAMAWEKGGDHPGVYGTRLTFKHGSLYIFISESGADCEVAIRDGETSYRFTVPSERSVLFATDAQGGLIATYRDTVVSQSGRVAGAEEKKAAGELS, from the coding sequence ATGGCAACCATAATCTTTTACGATGCAGGATTTCCCTATGAGGGAGCGGCGCCGGACGAAGCGGCACTGCGAGATCTGCGGCGCAGCGGCCGGGTCGTCGATGCGGCGGGCTTGGCCGAGGCGCTGGAAGCGGAAGATGCGGGAACGCTCGTCCACCTGCACGGACCGTATTTTCCGAAGGACGCCTGGCCGGCGATCTCCCGTCATCTCGGAGCGGGCAAAGGCTGGGTTCACGCGGGCGGCGCGCCGTTCAAGCGGCCGGTCGGCCTGACCGCGGAAGGTTGGGCCGCCGAACCTGAGATGACGGCCTACCATCAGGAGATTCATATCCACGAAGCGCTGGTCGCGGACGGCACCCGTGCCGCCTCGCTGCGGCACAATCCGGAGCGCCCGCTGCTGGCGGGGAGCGAAGCACTGTTCGACATCGGCGAAACGTACGGCCTCGTGCTGCATGTGACGCATGAGCGCGACCAGTTGAACCAGGCGACAGGCTCCTCGGGGCCGATGAACGCCCGCATCCAGCCGCTGCTTGTCGGCGTCAGCCCCGAAGGCCGCGAGGTGACCGCGCCGGTCGTGCTGCTCGAGCGCTTCCGCGGCGACTTCGCCGGAGGCCGATGGCTGCTGGCGAACCAGCGGCTGACGGCGCGGTTCTGGTCCGGCGGCGGCGCGGCTGCGCTGCTCCGATGGGCGGATTACTGCCAAGCCGGCGTGACCGAGCTGTGGCTGAAGCCGAGCTATGCGGCGTATCACGCGGGCGAAACGCCGCATCTGACGGTGCAGGCGCAGCGGATCACCCCGGCTGGGGGCATCGCGCGCGAGCCGGAGGAATGGCGGCTGCGGATCTCGCTGCGCAAGCGGGCGGCGCCGGAGCATGAGCGGGAAGCTGCGAAGGCGGCCGGGCTGAACCAGGATACGCAGGCTGTCGCTTCGCAATCGGGCCCAGCCGCGCAGACGGCGTCGTCCGAGTCGGACGACCTGTACGCGGATCCGCATATTGCGGCGATCGCGTCGAGTTTGGACGTACGGGCTGCGATGTCCGAGGTTGATGCGCTCTGGCAAGAGGAGCTGGACCTGTCTGTCGGGAGCGAGATCGCATACGTGAACTTCGTGGCGCCCGTGGCGCTCGAGCCAGGCAGCTACGCGATCGCCTGCGAAGCCGTGTCCGCATCGGGCGAACGGCGCCTGCTGCACCAGGGCTTCTGGTGCTACGACCGGGAGCTGCTGCGACGCGGGGCGCCGCTGGCCGCCGGCCGGGATTATTTCATCAAGGACGGCAAGCCTTTTCCCGTGGTCGGCATGACCTACATGGCATCGGATACGGGCCGCAAGTTCATCAACCTGCCGAATCCGGCGATCTGGGACCGGGATATGGCGACGATGAAGCGGGCCGGCATCAACTGGATCCGCACCGGCATGTGGAGCGCGTGGCGGCACCTGATGTTCGAGGACGGGCATGCCTCCGAGGAGCAGCTGCGCGCGATCGACGCGTTTATTTTGACGGCGGCGCGGCATGGTCTGGAAGTGACCTTCACGTTTTTTGCGTTCGCGCCGGAGGCCTGGGAGGGACGCAATCCGTACCTGGATCCGCGCAGCGTTCAGGCCCAGAAACGCTTCATCGCAGCTATCGTCTCCCGCCACAAAGATACGTCGAACGTGCAGTGGGACCTGATCAACGAGCCGTCGCTTTTCGACCCGACGCGGATCTTCACCGGTCCCCGCGCGGTGCACGACAAGTTCGAGCGTCAGGCGTTCGGCCAGTGGCTGCAAGAGCGGCACGGCATGATCGACCGGCTGCAGGCGCGCTGGAACATGACGCAGGCCGAGCTGCCCGACTTCTCATCCGCGGAGCCGCCGGAGCAGACCGATATCGCTTTTGACATCCACGACATCAAGCGGCTCAAGAAAAACGGGCGCTGGCTCGACTATACGCTGTTCACGATGGACATGCACAACCGCTGGGTCGAAGCGCTGAGTGCGACGATCCGGACGCACGTCCCGGGACATCTGGTCACCGTCGGACAAGACGAGGCGCTGGGCAGGGGACCGCGGCCGTCGCCTTTCATGTATGCGCAGAGCGTCGATTACACCAACGTGCATACGTGGTGGCTCAACGACCAGCTGCTGTGGGACGGCCTGTTCGGCAAAGACCCGAGTAAGCCTGCGCTCATCCAGGAGACGGGCATCATGTACGTGGAAATGCCGGACAATCGCGCCAAACGGACGGAGGAGGAGCTGCGAAACCTGCTGGAGCGCAAGTACGCCTATGCCTTCGCGGGCGGCAGCGCCGGCGCCGTGCACTGGCTGTGGAACACGAATTATTTCATGGATAACGTGTGCGAATCCAACATCGGCGCGCTGCGGGCGGACGGCACCGAGAAGCCGGAGGCGGACGTGTCGTACGACTTCGGCCGCTTTATTGGAAGCATCTCGGACCTGTTCGCGGATCGCGAGCTCGCCGACATCGCCGTCGTTTTCCCGTATACGAACGACTTCTCGAGCCGCCGATTCGCCTGCGAGGCGTCGCAGAGCCTGACCCGGGTGCTGGCCTACGACATGAAGGTGCCTTTCTACGGCATTAGCGAGCTGCACCTCGATTCGCTGTCCGCGGACAAGCCGCGGCTCATCATCGTACCGAGCGCGCACAGCTTCAGCGACGAAGCGCTGGAGAAGCTGCTCGGGCATGTGGAGATGCATGGCGGCACCTTGCTGTTTACCGGCCCGATCGGACTCGACGCCTACTGGAAGCCGACTTCGCGGGCCGCGAGGGCGGTAGGCGCAGCCTATCGGCTGACCAACCTGTCGCGCGAGGAACAGGTGCGGATCGCGGGCCGCACGTACCGCGCTTCCTTCGGCGACCGCAAGATCGGCCAGCTGAACAAAGAGGTCGTGCCTGGCGCGGACGGCAACGGCTGGAGCCAGACAGCCGAGCTGCTTGTCCGACCGCTCGGCGCAGGCAAGCTGCTCTGGTGCCCGCTGCCGCTCGAGCTGAACGAGCGCACGGATACGCTGCAGGCGTTGTACGCGGCCGCGCTGCAAGAAGCGCAGGCAGGAAGCGGCGCCATGGCGTGGGAAAAAGGCGGAGACCACCCCGGCGTGTATGGCACGAGGCTGACGTTTAAACACGGAAGCTTGTATATCTTCATCTCGGAGTCGGGCGCCGATTGCGAGGTGGCGATCAGGGACGGGGAGACGAGCTACCGCTTCACCGTGCCGAGCGAACGGTCTGTGCTGTTTGCGACGGACGCGCAGGGCGGGCTGATCGCCACGTACCGGGATACGGTCGTGAGCCAATCCGGCCGGGTTGCTGGAGCGGAGGAGAAAAAGGCTGCGGGTGAGCTGAGTTAG
- a CDS encoding zeta toxin family protein, with amino-acid sequence MHELAPIMYVFAGNNGSGKSTIRNLIVDRLGISVNIDPDALARGIDPVHPESRKVSAGKDAIKLARDCIHNKRDFSVETTLAGKNAIRLMLDAKANGFEVTMFYVGLGDYHLNIKRVAIRVENGGHHIPSEDIIRRHQTSLQNLLSHIHLINHLIVIDNSHTEGEIILSATNGLITSQSESLPQWTECIMKKIINS; translated from the coding sequence ATGCATGAGTTGGCACCGATCATGTATGTGTTTGCAGGAAATAACGGAAGTGGAAAAAGCACGATTAGAAACTTGATCGTAGATCGGCTTGGAATCAGCGTTAACATAGATCCTGATGCTCTTGCACGGGGAATAGATCCTGTTCACCCTGAAAGCCGAAAAGTATCTGCAGGGAAAGACGCCATTAAACTGGCCAGAGATTGTATTCATAACAAACGTGATTTCTCAGTCGAAACAACACTCGCTGGAAAAAATGCCATCCGCCTTATGCTCGATGCAAAGGCAAACGGATTTGAGGTTACAATGTTTTATGTCGGTCTGGGCGATTATCATTTGAATATCAAGAGGGTAGCCATTCGAGTGGAAAATGGCGGACATCACATTCCCTCTGAAGATATCATCAGACGGCATCAAACATCTCTTCAAAATCTACTGTCTCACATTCATTTGATCAACCATTTGATCGTTATTGATAATAGTCATACAGAAGGTGAAATTATTCTGAGTGCAACAAACGGTTTAATAACCTCGCAATCGGAATCCCTCCCTCAATGGACTGAATGCATTATGAAAAAGATAATAAATTCGTAA
- the rlmD gene encoding 23S rRNA (uracil(1939)-C(5))-methyltransferase RlmD, protein MSDKDKRSGGSRGSAANRGGRHWGGRGASGASGGRPQQGQPQRERGARDRRQGGAPSRIAGVPVAVGDSVVIDIVGMTHEGQGVGRVEDYTLFVSGAVPGDRVQAEVQSIGKSFGRAQMAALVAASPDRIAAPCEIYEACGGCQLQHWGYAAQLRWKREHVAGVLARIGKLPVAPLEEVAGEAGGREIAPDAGRAPVVVHPVIGMDEPWRYRNKAQVPMAAGIGGHGLIGGFFEQGSHQVVDMEACLIQQEQNEETVRAVKRIARSLGYSAYDRATGRGLLRHVVVRHAEATGQRMVVLITNGRDLPHADELCGLIREDISGVASICQNINTSPTSQVFGEETRVLWGEDVIYDEIGGITFAISARSFFQVNPTQTERLYRTAVDYAGLTGEETVIDAYCGIGTITLFLARHARRVYGVEIISEAIEDARRNALLNHINNAEFAVGPAEVIMPQWQAQGVAPDVIVVDPPRKGCDPALLATMLELRPARIVYVSCDPATLARDLRVLEDGGYRTVEVQPVDMFPHTTHVECVSRLIRTR, encoded by the coding sequence ATGAGTGACAAGGACAAGCGCAGCGGCGGCTCGCGGGGCAGCGCGGCGAATCGGGGTGGCAGGCACTGGGGCGGCCGCGGAGCTTCGGGTGCGAGCGGCGGGCGACCGCAGCAGGGGCAGCCGCAGCGCGAGCGCGGTGCGCGGGACCGCCGGCAGGGCGGGGCGCCGAGCCGGATCGCGGGCGTGCCGGTCGCGGTCGGCGATTCCGTCGTCATCGACATCGTCGGGATGACGCATGAGGGACAGGGTGTAGGCCGGGTGGAGGACTACACCCTGTTTGTGTCGGGCGCGGTGCCGGGCGACCGGGTGCAGGCCGAGGTGCAGAGCATCGGCAAGTCGTTTGGCCGCGCGCAAATGGCGGCGCTTGTGGCGGCGAGCCCGGACCGCATCGCGGCGCCGTGCGAGATCTACGAGGCCTGCGGCGGCTGCCAGCTGCAGCATTGGGGCTACGCGGCGCAGCTCCGCTGGAAGCGGGAGCACGTCGCGGGCGTGCTGGCGCGCATCGGCAAGCTGCCGGTGGCGCCGCTGGAGGAGGTCGCCGGCGAAGCGGGCGGCCGCGAGATCGCGCCCGATGCGGGGCGCGCGCCGGTCGTCGTCCATCCCGTCATCGGGATGGACGAGCCTTGGCGCTACCGCAACAAGGCGCAGGTTCCCATGGCGGCCGGCATCGGCGGCCATGGACTCATCGGCGGCTTCTTCGAGCAGGGCAGCCACCAGGTCGTGGACATGGAGGCCTGCCTCATTCAGCAGGAACAGAACGAAGAGACCGTGCGCGCCGTCAAGCGCATCGCCCGGTCACTTGGCTACTCCGCCTACGACCGCGCCACGGGGCGCGGCCTGCTTCGCCATGTCGTCGTCCGCCACGCCGAAGCGACCGGCCAGCGCATGGTCGTCCTCATCACCAACGGCCGCGACCTGCCGCACGCCGACGAGCTCTGCGGACTCATCCGCGAAGACATCTCCGGCGTCGCGAGCATCTGCCAGAACATCAACACCAGCCCGACCTCCCAGGTATTCGGCGAAGAGACCCGCGTCCTTTGGGGCGAAGACGTCATCTACGACGAGATCGGCGGCATCACCTTCGCCATCTCCGCGCGCTCCTTCTTCCAGGTCAATCCGACCCAGACCGAGCGCCTCTACCGGACCGCCGTCGACTACGCCGGCCTCACCGGCGAAGAGACCGTCATCGACGCCTACTGCGGCATCGGCACGATCACCCTCTTCCTCGCCCGCCACGCCCGCCGCGTCTACGGCGTCGAGATCATTTCCGAAGCCATCGAAGACGCCCGCCGCAACGCGCTGCTCAACCACATCAACAACGCCGAATTCGCCGTCGGCCCGGCCGAAGTCATCATGCCGCAATGGCAAGCACAAGGCGTCGCTCCCGATGTCATCGTCGTCGATCCGCCGCGCAAGGGGTGCGATCCGGCGCTGCTCGCTACGATGCTGGAGCTTCGTCCGGCGCGCATCGTTTATGTCTCCTGCGACCCGGCTACGCTTGCGCGCGATCTGCGCGTGCTGGAGGATGGCGGCTATCGCACGGTGGAGGTGCAGCCGGTGGATATGTTCCCCCATACCACCCATGTTGAGTGCGTGTCGAGGTTAATCAGAACAAGGTGA
- a CDS encoding diacylglycerol kinase encodes MDIVRARLIYNPTSGREEMRRRLPQILQRLERGGIETSCHATEAEGDAVKAASEAVERGFDIVIAAGGDGTLNEVISGIAPHDRRPVIGILPVGTTNDFARAHGIPKKWDEACDLIVKRYAKPVDIGQADGKYFINIAGGGSLTELSYEVPSKLKTMIGNLAYYIRGFEKIARLRSFHMKISMDGVGEFEDEYMLMLIANSNSVGGFEKLAPSASASDGMFDVLLMRKCNLGEFIRIATLAMRGEHLQDSHITMFQTNRVTVESDADLDMNLDGEYGGQMARTFTILPGHVRIIMDELGETKYH; translated from the coding sequence TTGGATATTGTGAGAGCGCGGTTGATCTATAACCCGACCTCGGGACGCGAGGAGATGCGCCGGAGATTGCCGCAGATCCTGCAGCGGCTTGAGCGGGGCGGGATCGAGACGTCCTGCCATGCGACCGAGGCGGAGGGCGATGCGGTCAAGGCTGCGTCCGAGGCGGTGGAACGGGGCTTCGACATCGTCATCGCGGCTGGCGGCGACGGCACGCTGAACGAGGTCATCAGCGGCATCGCCCCTCACGATCGGCGTCCCGTCATCGGCATTCTGCCGGTGGGGACGACCAACGATTTTGCCAGAGCGCACGGCATCCCCAAGAAGTGGGACGAGGCTTGCGACCTGATCGTCAAGCGCTACGCGAAGCCGGTGGACATCGGACAAGCCGACGGCAAATACTTCATTAATATTGCAGGCGGCGGCTCGCTGACCGAGCTCTCCTACGAAGTGCCGAGCAAGCTCAAGACGATGATCGGGAATCTGGCCTATTACATACGGGGATTCGAGAAGATCGCGCGGCTGCGTTCCTTTCATATGAAGATCTCGATGGACGGCGTCGGCGAGTTCGAGGACGAGTACATGCTCATGCTGATCGCCAACAGCAACTCCGTCGGCGGCTTCGAGAAGCTCGCGCCAAGCGCTTCGGCGAGCGACGGCATGTTCGACGTGCTGCTCATGCGCAAGTGCAACCTCGGCGAATTCATTCGTATTGCGACGCTGGCGATGCGGGGAGAGCATTTGCAGGATTCGCACATTACGATGTTTCAGACGAACCGGGTGACGGTCGAGTCGGACGCGGATCTGGACATGAATCTCGACGGCGAATACGGCGGGCAGATGGCACGGACATTCACGATACTGCCGGGGCATGTGCGGATCATTATGGACGAGCTTGGGGAGACCAAGTATCACTGA
- a CDS encoding DUF3885 domain-containing protein — protein sequence MEEKFSSKLKLESSLFYNAEYGIRFEVGNPDPSVSDEAYRAQVHHRAKTLFTDVHHADDDILMVVNHDSHRATKRTKLKAFDHAFYNSKVIRTLACVNLHKYDDDDDEWESYRYVLGCKRSELNYRKVLFAPNDIYFVNLSKNTIFHFYDSRGLDVAASSKEALRELYVKRNDWILRYDRKRIDSMFMEED from the coding sequence ATGGAAGAGAAGTTTTCGTCGAAGTTAAAACTGGAATCTTCACTGTTCTATAATGCGGAGTATGGCATCCGATTTGAAGTCGGGAATCCAGATCCCTCGGTGTCCGATGAAGCGTATCGAGCGCAAGTCCATCATCGAGCCAAAACCCTATTTACAGATGTACATCATGCCGATGACGACATACTTATGGTTGTAAATCACGATTCACACCGGGCTACAAAGCGAACGAAGTTAAAGGCATTCGATCATGCCTTTTATAATTCTAAAGTGATCCGTACACTAGCCTGTGTAAACTTACATAAATATGATGACGATGATGATGAATGGGAATCCTATCGATACGTTCTGGGATGTAAGCGTTCGGAGCTAAACTATCGAAAGGTCCTTTTTGCGCCTAATGATATTTACTTCGTCAACCTTTCGAAAAATACGATATTTCATTTTTATGATAGTAGAGGACTTGACGTGGCAGCCAGCTCCAAGGAAGCGCTAAGAGAGCTTTATGTAAAACGAAATGATTGGATATTGAGATACGATCGTAAGAGAATTGACTCGATGTTCATGGAAGAAGATTAA